Proteins encoded together in one Hylaeus volcanicus isolate JK05 chromosome 3, UHH_iyHylVolc1.0_haploid, whole genome shotgun sequence window:
- the LOC128873346 gene encoding uncharacterized protein LOC128873346 translates to MICVALLIVYILIFGTTVVVGLYYSKSTLKLRKRIAKVDDTLNRLGSTVNNLDLIKRVAIIGVIWVFTGLGSIAVYFVWVLQQKIELTTLLAIFVFIYTTSLGPIVLYDFLTYIYWLEFRFKQTNEFLRTLFSNPNQMTLTETRKITVRPVDQIPNGDYEAQAAKKLYLLQRMRFLRLDLCCIARTVNKIFDTQLMMLSSAALLYLTTVLYYVYVEIRKSHDSLHTNLKMTVISLITAVTNSMQLVVVSYSCEHVIQEANKITEIIHVLSGHELDDEMNNEILQLSLQITLSQTGSKFFRLNYTFLRGCINFVMTYLVIMIQLGNSFELITSFLLGNETVPF, encoded by the exons ATGATATGCGTGGCATTGCTGATTGTGTACATTTTGATTTTCGGGACCACGGTGGTTGTGGGTTTGTACTACTCCAAG AGTACGTTGAAACTTAGAAAGAGGATCGCTAAAGTGGACGACACCTTGAATAGGCTAGGATCGACGGTGAATAATCTAGATTTGATCAAACGAGTGGCAATTATTGGAGTCATTTGGGTCTTTACTGGATTAGGTTCGATCGCAGTATACTTCGTCTGGGTCCTGCAACAGAAGATCGAATTGACCACTCTACTCGCCatctttgttttcatttatacaaCCAGCCTTGGTCCAATCGTCCTTTACGACTTCTTAACGTATATATA TTGGCTGGAGTTTAGGTTCAAGCAGACGAATGAATTTCTGAGGACGTTATTCTCGAACCCTAATCAAATGACGCTGACGGAGACGAGGAAGATCACGGTTAGACCCGTAGATCAGATTCCAAACGGAGATTACGAAGCACAGGCCGCGAAGAAACTGTATTTACTGCAACGGATGAG ATTTCTGCGCTTGGATTTGTGCTGCATCGCGAGAACTgtgaacaaaatattcgaCACGCAATTAATGATGCTGTCCTCCGCCGCCTTGCTGTACCTCACCACAGTTCTGTATTACGTATACGTCGAAATCCGCAAATCGCACGACAGCCTACACACCAATTTGAAAATGACAGTGATAAGTCTCATAACCGCTGTGACCAATTCCATGCAGCTCGTCGTGGTGTCCTACAGCTGCGAGCACGTCATACAAGAG GCAAACAAAATAACAGAGATCATCCACGTATTGTCTGGACACGAATTGGACGACGAAATGAACAACGAG ATCCTCCAATTGTCTCTGCAGATAACGCTCAGCCAAACTGGATCCAAATTCTTCCGACTGAACTACACCTTCCTGCGCGGG TGCATAAACTTCGTGATGACGTACCTGGTCATTATGATACAATTGGGGAACTCCTTCGAATTGATCACTTCGTTTCTCCTTGGAAACGAGACCGTCCCGTTTTAA
- the LOC128874362 gene encoding COP9 signalosome complex subunit 1 — protein sequence MSLQVHDVQQNVVEPMQVDAPTEDNDNAEEEPYIVENPTLDLEVYANSYTGLAKLYRLIYIADHCPMLRIEALKMAISYVMTTYNVSLYVILHKKLAQAVGNPGLPDVAAESTSQDTLTVDYVWIESRSKKAALKLEKFDTDLKNYRSNSIKESIRRGHDDLGDHYLDCGDLVHALKCYSRARDYCTSGKHVVNMCLNVIKVSVYLQNWTHVLSYVTKAESTPDFSDVHGKDNNQSIVTKLKVAAGLAELATRKYKMAARHFLQASLDHCDCPELLSPGNVALYGGLCALATFDRHELQKQVIFSSSFKLFLELEPQLRDIIFKFYESKYASCLKLLDEIKDNILLDMYIAPHVNVLYTQIRNRALIQYFSPYLSADMRRMATAFNRTVSELEDELMQLILDGQIQARIDSHNKILYAKDVDQRSTTFEKSMSVGKDYQRRTRMLILRAAMLKQQIHVKSPQRDSTQGGEMSVTWKQ from the exons ATGTCGTTGCAAGTTCACGACGTTCag CAAAATGTGGTGGAACCTATGCAAGTCGATGCTCCTACAGAGGACAATGACAATGCAGAGGAAGAACCATATATCGTGGAAAACCCAACACTG GACTTGGAAGTCTATGCCAACAGCTATACAGGTCTTGCCAAACTATACAGGCTAATATACATAGCCGATCACTGTCCAATGTTAAGGATAGAAGCTTTAAAGATGGCTATTTCTTATGTTATGACAACATATAATGTTTCCCTTTATGTGatattacataaaaagttAGCACAAGCTGTAGGCAATCCTGGATTACCAGATGTCGCGGCAGAGTCAACATCTCAAGACACCTTAACCGTGGACTATGTTTGGATCGAGTCTCGTTCCAAAAAGGCTGctttgaaattagaaaaatttgatacagatctaaaaaactacagaagtaattcaattaaagaaagtaTCAGGAGAGGTCACGATGATTTAGGAGACCATTATCTCGATTGTGGAGATCTTGTACATGCCTTAAAATGTTACTCCAGAGCACGTGATTATTGCACTAGCGGCAAGCATGTTGTTAATATGTGTTTAAATGTTATCAAAGTCTCtgtttatttgcaaaattgGACCCACGTTTTGAGTTACGTTACAAAGGCTGAAAGTACACCAGACTTCTCTGATGTTCATGGTAAAGATAACAATCAGTCCATAGTTACAAAGTTAAAAGTCGCGGCTGGTTTGGCAGAATTAGcaacaagaaaatataaaatggcTGCGAGACACTTTCTCCAGGCGTCGTTGGATCATTGTGATTGTCCAGAGTTATTGTCACCTGGAAACGTAGCTTTGTATGGAGGCCTTTGTGCTCTAGCTACGTTTGATAGACACGAATTGCAAAAGCAAGTAATTTTTAGCAGTTCCTTCAAATTGTTCCTTGAACTGGAACCACAATTAAgggatatcatttttaaattttacgaatCGAAATATGCGTCGTGTTTGAAACTACTGGACGAGATAAAGGATAATATATTACTGGATATGTACATAGCGCCCCACGTTAACGTGTTGTACACACAAATTCGAAATAGAGCGTTAATACAATACTTCAGCCCATATTTGAGCGCAGACATGAGACGCATGGCGACTGCTTTTAATAGAACAGTGTCAGAGTTAGAAGACGAGCTCATGCAATTAATTCTTGATGGTCAAATCCAAGCTCGTATAGACTCTCACAATAAG ATTCTGTATGCAAAGGATGTTGATCAACGCAGTACAACATTTGAAAAGTCCATGAGCGTCGGCAAAGATTACCAGAGACGTACTCGGATGTTAATTCTAAGAGCTGCTATGTTAAAGCAACAAATACATGTTAAG AGCCCACAACGCGATAGTACTCAAGGAGGTGAAATGTCAGTCACGTGGAAGCAATAG
- the LOC128874405 gene encoding protein KRI1 homolog, translated as MSALFNGDDFDSDGEIKINSDYAKKYDTWRQNEELNKLKAKYGDIDGYATSDESSDTDSSSEEEEENELAQQFDKDFYKTLACLKKKDPRIYKQDVTFFDDTNKAQELYSEKKSTDKSKKEKAVYLRDYERKIILEREGKYSDSEDEDMLKQNKEKTNTFTYTQEQKQLKESFKGVLHDEKEEDGELLKPKSKSESEKQKEEADYKEWLKGQESNIDETEQETLKPLRDFWSNPNLDSNEKFLRDYVLNNKYLDKEYAGIDLNHAHMVYNDENLSEDEENVEKQEEFEHKYNFRFEEPDQEFIKRYPRTMENSIRRKDTRRAQKRAEVKMRKAEEKLKKKEELKQLKALKRKEIEDKLMKLKEITGNEDIKFNDIDLDGDFDPTEYDKKMTEIFNDDYYAAPEDDIKPEFPEVDEELEIEDTWDNYDPNAENYEEEYKGPHCEDPDFNMDADYDASKSVQEEIEGTKKRRRRRKSKFAELIATKKPKFDPEQYKSYEEYFDKYYSLDYEDMIGDIPCRFKYRKVVPNNFGLSVEEILMADDKELNKWCSLKKALQYKPEHAELNDVQMYKQKAKNEALKQKILRSLYSPEDEEADKSEIANNSTTVSETTETKKNRPRKKKKKAQNVSFVAETNGEASINNNVLARSDKKISNNADTTSKETKKKSEAEKRKPSDQQCRQPAKKKHKLNTNNETLDKAIDDESNSKQSKKAQVKGKMKKKFNKTKSKDFKQKEPNGDIASLNPERLKMYGINPKKLKNKLKYGTK; from the exons ATGTCTGCTTTATTTAATGGAGATGATTTTGATTCGgatggagaaataaaaataaattcagactatgctaaaaaatatgatacatGGCGACAAAACGAAGAATTGAATAAgt TGAAAGCAAAGTATGGAGACATCGATGGATATGCAACATCAGATGAAAGCTCCGATACTGATAGCTCAtcagaggaagaagaagaaaat GAGTTAGCCCAGCAATTTGACAAAGATTTCTATAAAACTTTGGcttgtttgaaaaagaaggATCCACGAATTTATAAACAAGATGTGACATTTTTTGACGATACTAATAAAGCACAAGAATTGTATAGCGAGAAGAAGTCAACTGATAagtcaaagaaagaaaaagctgTTTATTTAAGAGACTATGAACGAAAAATTATTCTGGAAAGAGAAGGAAAATACAGTGACAGCGAGGACGAGGATATGCTAAAacagaataaagaaaaaaccaATACATTCACATATACTCAAgaacaaaaacaattgaagGAAAGTTTCAAAGGTGTATTGCATgacgagaaagaagaagatggAGAGTTACTAAAACCAAAATCCAAGTCTGAGAGTGAGAAACAGAAA gAAGAGGCAGATTACAAAGAGTGGTTAAAGGGGCAAGAATCCAATATAGATGAAACAGAACAAGAAACACTTAAACCTCTACGTGACTTTTGGTCCAATCCTAATTTGGATTCAAACGAGAAGTTTCTAAGAGATTACGTACttaataataagtatttaGATAAAGAATACGCGGGTATTGATTTAAATCATGCGCATATGGTTTACAACGACGAAAATTTATCGGAAGATGAAGAAAATGTAGAGAAGCAAGAGGAATTTGAACATAAATACAACTTTAGATTCGAAGAACCCGATCAGGAGTTTATTAAAAGGTACCCGCGTACTATGGAAAATTCTATACGAAGAAAAGATACGCGCAGAGCACAAAAAAGAGCTGAAGTGAAGATGAGAAAGGCAGAAGAGaagttgaaaaagaaagaagaattgaaacaattaaaagcATTGAAGAGGAAAGAAATCGAGGATAAActaatgaaattgaaagagaTTACAG GAAATGAAGATATCAAATTTAACGATATTGATTTGGATGGCGATTTTGATCCGACTGAATATGACAAAAAGATGacagaaatttttaacgacGATTACTACGCGGCTCCCGAGGATGATATTAAACCTGAATTTCCAGAAGTTGACGAAGAACTGGAAATTGAAGATACGTGGGACAATTATGATCCAAATGCCGAAAATTATGAAGAAGAATACAAAGGGCCGCACTGCGAGGATCccgattttaat ATGGACGCCGATTACGATGCATCTAAAAGTGTTCAGGAAGAAATAGAGGgtacgaagaaacgaagacgaagacggaAATCAAAATTCGCCGAACTTATAGCAACAAAGAAACCAAAATTCGATCCTGAACAGTACAAGTCTtacgaagaatattttgaCAAATATTATTCCTTGGATTATGAAGATATGATCGGGGATATACCATGCagatttaaatatagaaaagttGTGCCAAACAATTTTGGTTTGAGCGTCGAAGAG ATATTAATGGCCGAtgataaagaattaaataaatggtgTTCCTTAAAAAAAGCTCTACAATACAAGCCAGAACACGCGGAACTAAATGATGTTCAAATGTACAAGCAAAAGGCTAAAAATGAAGCGCTCAAGCAGAAGATACTTAGAAGTTTGTATAG CCCTGAGGATGAAGAGGCAGATAAATCGGAAATCGCGAACAATTCCACCACTGTTTCCGAAACTacggaaacgaagaagaaccGTCcacggaagaaaaagaagaaagctCAAAACGTTTCATTCGTTGCTGAAACTAATGGTGAAGCATCTATAAATAACAATGTTCTCGCTAGAAGTGACAAGAAGATATCAAATAACGCAGACACGACATCGAAGGAAACCAAGAAAAAATCAGAAGCTGAAAAACGAAAGCCCTCCGACCAACAATGCAGACAGCCAGCGAAGAAGAAACACAAACTTAATACTAATAATGAAACTCTAGATAAAGCTATCGACGACGAGTCAAATTCCAAGCAGTCGAAGAAGGCGCAGgtgaaaggaaaaatgaagaagaagtTTAACAAGACGAAGAGTAAAGACTTCAAGCAGAAGGAACCCAATGGCGACATCGCCTCGTTGAATCCAGAACGTTTGAAGATGTACGGAATAAAtccgaagaaattgaaaaataaattgaagtatGGAAcgaagtaa
- the LOC128873542 gene encoding LOW QUALITY PROTEIN: metaxin-2-like (The sequence of the model RefSeq protein was modified relative to this genomic sequence to represent the inferred CDS: substituted 1 base at 1 genomic stop codon) has protein sequence MPNALLNDSRNLELEAQEPQTITLFQPYEVEQILLPDSENCLAVQAYLKICGLEFQIELRSNAEYMSPSGRVPFIKCGAFYISEFDSIVSFIRNKGISLSNHLSPIGKADMRAYTVVNNIFVNAELYICWIDEITLNEVTKPRHGSVYPWPLNHFLNWQKRKEIIKKLKVHGWYNKTLEDVYSEIKKCCXALSKRLKGNEYFFGKKPYESILMLLDG, from the exons atgccCAATGCTCTGTTAAACGATTCTAGAAATTTGGAATTAGAAGCTCAGGAGCCTCAaacaattactttatttcaacCGTACGAAGTAGAACAAATACTGTTACCTGACAGTGAAAATTGTTTAGCTGTACAAGCTTATCTTAAAATTTGCGGTCttgaatttcaaatagaaCTAAGAAGCAACGCAGAATATATGTCACCATCTGGTCGAGTACCATTTATTAAATGTGGAGCATTTTATATATCCGAATTTGATAGTATCGTGTcgtttataagaaataaaggCATAAGTTTGTCAAATCATCTATCTCCAATTGGCAAAGCAGATATGAGAGcttatacagtgg tgaataatatatttgtaaatgctgaattatatatttgttggATCGACGAAATAACTTTAAATGAGGTAACCAAACCAAGGCATGGGAGCGTGTATCCTTGGCCCTTGAATCACTTTTTAAACtggcaaaaaagaaaagaaatcataAAGAAACTCAAAGTACATGGATGGTATAATAAGACTTTAGAGGATGTATATAGCGAAATCAAAAAGTGCTGTTGAGCATTATCCAAGAGACTCAAGggtaatgaatatttttttggaaaaaagcCTTACGAA agTATTTTAATGCTCCTTGACGGTTAA
- the LOC128874406 gene encoding DNA/RNA-binding protein KIN17, producing the protein MGKHEVGTPKYIANKIKAKGLQKLRWYCQMCQKQCRDENGFKCHTMSESHHRQLLLFADNASRYMDQFSREFSQGYLNLLKRQFGTRRVPANRVYQEYISDRGHIHMNATIWVTLTAFVKWLGRSGQCVVDETEKGWYVTYIDRDPETLAAQEKKAKKQKMDKDDEERMMEFIEKQVEKGQQEGGEETGTFKEPLKKTDPDAPLILEMKINKKPKLLPIIIKQEKDKDECSTSNETITVSAIKREKSIDEYTEKDSKNKGTKRKSKDMKDDNNLEGWLKENLTVKIITKSLGEKYYKAKGVIQSVENSNFVGKVKLKSPKEVENHVIKIDQEYLETVIPAIGKEIMILWGKYKGMKGVVHKLHIENYSIDIELVKDGTIVKKLPYEQVCKYVT; encoded by the exons ATGGGTAAACATGAAGTGGGGACACCCAAATATATTGCAAACAAAATCAAAGCGAAGGGTTTGCAAAAATTAAGATGGTACTGTCAGATGTGTCAGAAACAATGCAGGGATGAGAATGGATTCAAATGTCATACTATGTCAGAGTCTCACCATCGGCAGCTGCTATTGTTTGCTGACAATGCAAGCCGTTATATGGATCAGTTTTCAAGGGAATTCTCACAAGGTTACTTAAACTTATTAAAGAGACAATTCGGCACCAGACGTGTGCCTGCTAATCGTGTTTATCAAGAATACATTTCGGACAGAGGACATATACACATGAATGCTACAATTTGGGTTACTTTAACTGCATTTGTTAAATGGCTTGGACGTTCTGGACAATGCGTAGTAgatgaaacagaaaaag gctGGTATGTAACATACATTGACAGAGACCCAGAAACACTAGCAGCTCAAGAGAAAAAagcaaagaaacaaaagatggATAAAGATGATGAAGAACGCATGATGGAATTCATAGAAAAACAGGTAGAGAAGGGTCAACAAGAAGGTGGGGAAGAAACTGGAACCTTCAAAGAGCCATTGAAAAAAACTGATCCTGATGCACCTCTAATTCTTGAAATGAAGATCAATAAAAAACCAAAACTACTTCCCATCAtcataaaacaagaaaaagataaaGACGAATGTTCTACTAGCAATGAAACAATTACAGTTTCTGCTATAAAACGCGAGAAATCAATCGATGAATATACAGAGAAAGATTCAAAGAACAAAGGAACAAAACGCAAATCCAAGGACATGAAAGATGACAATAATTTAGAAGGTTGGCTAAAGGAAAATTTAacagtgaaaataattacaaaaagtcttggtgaaaaatattataaagctAAGGGAGTCATTCAGTCTGTAGAGAATTCTAACTTTGttggaaaagtaaaattaaaatcacctAAAGAAGTTGAAAATCATGTGATAAAGATCGATCAAGAATATTTGGAGACAGTAATACCTGCAATTGGAAAAGAAATCATGATTCTGTGGGGAAAATACAAAGGTATGAAAGGAGTAGTGCATAAACTTCATATAGAAAACTATAGTATAGATATAGAGCTTGTAAAGGATGGTACTATTGTAAAGAAGCTCCCATATGAACAAGTATGCAAATACGTGACATGA
- the LOC128873543 gene encoding putative gustatory receptor 28b translates to MIETKNIRHALRPFHLVNLIVGLGYYDFQGSNYAKNWVQFVYTATFLNCFNVMVCYATSSLNDYLFKLFAPYQGLFWLIFYSNIMLMTTLIIASSFKVKKLQAAIELVETCDQKMEDMGLPKQYRLVYKSQIKMFVILTIIILMNVTATYWWQFSIMTSVVTKLYVAASITLPVLLIGVSNFSFLFWVRYTRMKFCQLNGLLRGMMTTTPDSPMHKRVMKLINELDRKKFKNETIHTINGNANMMRAAKQIHLELVKISRTMNNIYGIQILVTMFSSLLLVTCLLYVSYKIVWLTLTTPQYVQEIGPLVSWLLLYVLKIFFTNNECIKTSAEAADTGDLICELYKPSTTKEFRAEIRHFTLQMIQNPVVFTACGFFNIDQTFIQGVIGTITTYLVILIQVGDFQPSNSTNTTTVTAFTADSNVTMTSITTA, encoded by the exons ATGATCGAgacgaaaaatattagacacgCCCTCAGGCCATTTCACCTCGTAAACCTCATCGTTGGTTTGGGGTACTACGATTTCCAGGGGAGCAACTACGCGAAGAATTGGGTGCAATTCGTGTATACCGCGACCTTTTTGAACTGTTTCAACGTGATGGTCTGCTACGCGACTTCGTCCTTAAACGACTATTTGTTCAAATTGTTCGCTCCCTATCAAGGGCTGTTCTGGCTGATCTTCTACTCCAATATCATGTTAATGACCACGTTGATTATCGCATCCAGCTTCAAAGTGAAG aaactgCAAGCAGCCATCGAGCTTGTCGAAACCTGCGATCAAAAGATGGAGGACATGGGGCTGCCAAAGCAATATCGATTGGTCTACAAAAGTCAGATCAAGATGTTTGTCATTCTGACGATAATCATTCTAATGAATGTAACCGCCACTTACTGGTGGCAATTTTCGATTATGACGTCGGTGGTGACAAAATTATACGTTGCTGCTAGTATAACGCTTCCAGTGCTGCTCATAGGAGTCTCTAATTTTTCCTTCCTCTTCTGGGTCAG GTACACAAGGATGAAGTTCTGTCAACTGAACGGTCTCCTACGAGGCATGATGACCACGACGCCGGACTCCCCGATGCACAAGAGAGTCATGAAGCTGATAAACGAGCTGGACAGGAAGAAGTTCAAAAACGAAACCATTCACACGATCAACGGGAACGCGAACATGATGAGGGCAGCAAA ACAAATTCACCTAGAGCTGGTCAAGATCTCCAGGACCATGAACAACATTTATGGAATACAGATCCTCGTGACCATGTTCTCTTCCCTCCTCTTGGTCACTTGCCTCCTCTACGTCAGTTACAAGATCGTATGGCTCACTCTAACCACACCTCAGTATGTACAAGAAATAGGACCCCTGGTCAGCTGGTTGCTCCTCTACGTGTTAAAGATCTTCTTCACGAACAACGAATGCATCAAAACCTCCGCCGAG GCAGCAGACACTGGCGATCTAATTTGCGAGCTGTACAAGCCCTCAACCACCAAAGAATTTCGCGCAGAG ATTCGACacttcaccctgcagatgatCCAAAACCCGGTAGTCTTCACAGCCTGTGGATTTTTCAACATCGATCAAACGTTTATTCAAGGA GTTATTGGAACGATCACCACGTACCTCGTGATTCTAATTCAAGTGGGAGACTTCCAGCCATCTAATTCCACAAACACGACAACGGTGACTGCATTTACTGCAGACAGTAATGTAACCATGACTTCGATCACGACAGCTTAG